The Rhipicephalus sanguineus isolate Rsan-2018 chromosome 7, BIME_Rsan_1.4, whole genome shotgun sequence genome includes a window with the following:
- the LOC119400215 gene encoding uncharacterized protein LOC119400215 has protein sequence MASTTPPGRVPDPTQPARQEQTPCNADGTLRRPAHAQVLLEPRFQELWEQLVIDIVDRQAWKVESFDNLTSLESYCEDVRHYPVENERIRMKQRREAALRLRSNPERWSRLALDALRELAADSPGPAVATLAQSGLLGAFKDFAVHTRYFKVTKNIMESAGVTVFVAGHASSSTHDIDKLDPIMLVGYSERWEDRKDTALWHTCLASHYSLNTHHQQHELWHAEDSDDKERECWKALPELLCDKSSRCLQKELNGVVSPDMWTVQTQFYLGMPEVWLDRVTRMAEQLAERTPSRESNVTVT, from the exons AGCAAACTCCCTGTAACGCTGACGGTACTCTCCGacgtcctgcgcatgcgcaagtaCTCCTCGAACCCCGCTTCCAGGAATTATGGGAGCAGCTAGTCATCGACATAGTGGACCGACAAGCCTGGAAAGTGGAGAGTTTTGACAACCTCACTTCGCTGGAATCGTACTGCGAGGACGTCCGACATTACCCGGTCGAG AATGAGCGAATCCGCATGAAGCAGCGAAGAGAAGCCGCCCTGAGGCTGAGATCCAATCCTGAGCGTTGGTCTCGGCTTGCCCTGGATGCACTTAGAGAGTTGGCTGCGGATTCGCCTGGCCCCGCAGTGGCTACCTTGGCGCAATCCGGACTTCTAGGTGCATTCAAAGACTTCGCTGTTCACACCCGCTATTTTAAG GTCACAAAGAACATCATGGAATCGGCTGGCGTCACGGTGTTCGTAGCGGGACACGCATCCTCGTCTACGCACGACATTGACAAGCTGGACCCCATCATGCTCGTCGGCTACAGCGAGCGCTGGGAGGACAGGAAAGACACGGCGCTCTGGCACACGTGTCTCGCGTCTCACTACTCGCTCAACACGCACCACCAACAGCACGAACTGTGGCACGCCGAGGACTCTGACGATAA GGAACGGGAATGCTGGAAAGCCCTTCCGGAGCTTCTCTGCGACAAGTCTTCCAGGTGCTTGCAGAAGGAGCTCAACGGAGTCGTGTCACCCGACATGTGGACAGTGCAGACGCAGTTTTACTTGGGAATGCCCGAAGTGTGGTTAGATCGCGTGACGCGGATGGCAGAGCAACTCGCCGAAAGAACGCCATCCAGAGAGTCGAACGTCACAGTCACGTGA